The following are from one region of the Segatella oris genome:
- a CDS encoding peptide chain release factor 3: MNEIQRRRTFAIISHPDAGKTTLTEKFLLFGGQIQVAGAVKNNKIRKTATSDWMDIEKQRGISVSTSVMEFDYLPDGETGEPYKVNILDTPGHQDFAEDTYRTLTAVDSAIIVVDGAKGVEAQTRKLMEVCRMRNTPVIIFINKMDREGRDPFDLLDELEEELQIKVRPLSWPIGQGQRFKGVYNIYEQQLNLFTPNKQRVTEKAAVDIASAELDEKVGEREAQQLRDDLELVDGVYPEFDKETYRSAEVAPVFFGSALNNFGVQELLNCFVDIAPSPKPTKAEERMVEPTEPKFTGFIFKITANIDPNHRSCIAFCKVCSGKFVRNQPYLHVRQGKIVRFSSPTQFMAQRKSTVDEAYPGDIVGLPDNGIFKIGDTLTEGEQLHFRGLPSFSPLLFKYIENDDPMKSKQFQKGLEQLMDEGVAQLFVNQFNGRKIVGTVGQLQFEVIQYRLEHEYNAKCRWEPVHLHKACWVEADDETELDNFKKRKYQYMAKDTEGRDVFLADSGYVLSMAQQDFKNIRFHFTSEF; the protein is encoded by the coding sequence ATGAACGAAATACAAAGAAGGCGAACCTTCGCCATTATCTCTCATCCGGATGCCGGTAAGACTACGTTGACAGAAAAATTCCTGCTCTTCGGTGGGCAGATACAGGTGGCGGGGGCTGTTAAGAACAATAAAATCCGAAAGACAGCCACGTCAGACTGGATGGATATTGAGAAGCAACGCGGTATCTCTGTGTCTACTTCTGTCATGGAATTTGATTATCTTCCTGATGGAGAAACAGGCGAACCTTACAAAGTGAACATTCTTGATACTCCAGGACACCAGGATTTTGCCGAGGATACTTACCGCACATTGACAGCTGTAGACTCTGCAATCATTGTCGTGGATGGTGCAAAAGGTGTAGAGGCGCAAACCAGAAAATTGATGGAAGTGTGTCGCATGCGCAATACACCTGTTATTATTTTCATCAACAAAATGGATCGTGAAGGGCGTGATCCGTTTGATTTGCTTGATGAACTTGAAGAAGAATTACAGATAAAAGTGCGTCCGTTATCCTGGCCAATAGGTCAAGGACAGCGTTTCAAAGGTGTATATAACATCTATGAACAGCAGCTTAATCTCTTCACACCGAATAAACAGCGTGTGACAGAAAAGGCAGCTGTAGACATAGCTTCTGCCGAGTTGGATGAAAAAGTGGGTGAACGTGAGGCACAACAGCTGCGTGATGACCTTGAATTGGTAGACGGTGTATATCCTGAATTCGATAAGGAAACCTATCGTAGTGCTGAGGTTGCTCCCGTATTTTTTGGTTCGGCACTCAATAATTTCGGTGTACAAGAACTATTGAATTGTTTCGTTGATATTGCTCCAAGCCCTAAACCAACTAAGGCCGAAGAGCGAATGGTTGAGCCTACAGAACCTAAATTCACTGGTTTTATTTTCAAGATTACTGCCAATATCGACCCCAATCACCGCAGTTGTATTGCATTCTGTAAGGTCTGTTCGGGCAAGTTTGTCCGCAACCAGCCCTATCTGCATGTGCGTCAGGGTAAGATAGTCCGTTTCTCTTCGCCTACTCAGTTCATGGCTCAACGTAAGAGTACGGTTGATGAAGCCTATCCTGGCGATATTGTCGGACTTCCGGATAATGGGATTTTCAAGATAGGCGACACGTTGACTGAAGGTGAACAGTTGCATTTCCGCGGTCTTCCAAGCTTCTCTCCGTTATTGTTCAAATATATTGAAAATGATGATCCGATGAAGAGCAAGCAGTTCCAGAAAGGGCTTGAACAGTTGATGGACGAGGGCGTAGCCCAGTTGTTTGTCAATCAGTTCAATGGTCGTAAGATTGTAGGCACTGTCGGTCAGTTGCAGTTTGAAGTCATCCAGTATCGTTTGGAGCATGAATATAATGCCAAATGTCGCTGGGAACCTGTGCATTTGCATAAGGCCTGTTGGGTGGAAGCCGATGATGAAACCGAATTAGACAACTTCAAGAAGCGTAAATATCAGTATATGGCCAAGGATACAGAGGGGCGCGATGTGTTCCTTGCTGACAGTGGTTATGTACTTTCTATGGCCCAGCAAGACTTCAAGAACATTCGTTTCCACTTCACAAGTGAATTCTAA
- the rfbD gene encoding dTDP-4-dehydrorhamnose reductase, which translates to MNILVTGANGQLGNKIQLVAKASHDHYIFTDVCEGYQKLDITNLNAIQEMVKQFDVKCIINCAAWSNVDAAETAGEIVETLNATAPENLAKAMKEVDGLLVHISTDYVFGGDPYNTPCKEDQKGTPTGVYGLTKLHGEQKIQATGVKHIIIRTAWLYSEFGKNFVKTMLSLTAVKPQLKVVFDQCGTPTYAGDLADVILDIIENRKFDGNEGIYHFSNEGVCSWFDFTKEITRLAGHTNCDILPCHSDEFPSPVTRPAYSVLDKTKIKETFGIKIPYWTDSLKKCMAALH; encoded by the coding sequence ATGAATATTTTAGTAACGGGTGCAAACGGACAGTTGGGAAACAAGATACAATTGGTTGCAAAAGCAAGTCACGACCATTATATCTTCACCGATGTCTGTGAAGGTTATCAAAAGTTAGACATTACAAACCTCAATGCTATTCAAGAGATGGTCAAGCAGTTTGATGTGAAGTGTATCATCAACTGTGCTGCTTGGTCTAACGTAGATGCTGCAGAGACCGCCGGTGAGATTGTTGAGACACTGAATGCAACAGCTCCAGAGAACCTCGCCAAGGCTATGAAAGAAGTAGACGGCTTGTTAGTTCATATCAGTACAGATTATGTTTTTGGAGGCGACCCCTATAATACGCCGTGCAAGGAAGACCAGAAAGGCACTCCGACAGGTGTCTATGGGCTGACCAAATTGCATGGCGAGCAGAAGATACAAGCTACAGGTGTGAAGCATATCATCATCAGAACAGCCTGGCTTTACTCTGAGTTTGGAAAGAATTTTGTCAAGACCATGTTAAGTTTGACAGCTGTAAAACCTCAATTAAAAGTGGTTTTCGACCAGTGTGGAACTCCTACTTATGCGGGCGACTTGGCTGATGTTATTTTAGATATCATAGAAAACCGTAAGTTCGATGGCAATGAGGGAATCTATCATTTCAGCAACGAAGGTGTTTGTTCTTGGTTTGATTTTACGAAAGAAATAACTCGTTTGGCGGGTCATACAAATTGTGATATTCTGCCATGTCATAGTGATGAATTTCCCAGCCCAGTCACACGTCCTGCTTATTCGGTACTTGACAAGACGAAAATTAAGGAGACCTTTGGTATCAAAATACCATATTGGACCGACAGTTTGAAAAAGTGCATGGCAGCATTACATTGA
- a CDS encoding indole-3-glycerol phosphate synthase TrpC, producing the protein MNILEEIIAHKHMETDQRKQFVSPRQLYALVAQKIDEEEKNGLLPNSFRAALQASKIGVVAEFKRKSPGKGWINEHAKASTVPLDYEKNGATALSILTDIDYFAGYDEFVQEARAVGVSLPILYSNFIVDDYQLLQARFCGASAVLLIAEGLSKDECRRLLALAHQLGLEVMLTVHNECSLDYAALEPDVLGVSNRDLSTWITDVETSFRLAEKLPRETCKVSGGGICDAETADRLHAVGYQGVLIGECLMRQNDPGLALKAFVHELKPHAI; encoded by the coding sequence ATGAATATATTAGAGGAAATTATCGCCCACAAGCATATGGAGACCGACCAGCGCAAGCAGTTTGTTTCGCCGCGCCAGCTTTATGCTCTGGTGGCCCAGAAGATAGATGAAGAGGAGAAGAATGGCTTGCTCCCCAATAGTTTTCGGGCTGCTTTGCAAGCTTCCAAGATAGGTGTTGTTGCTGAGTTCAAGCGCAAGTCGCCCGGTAAAGGTTGGATTAATGAGCATGCCAAGGCCTCAACGGTGCCGTTGGATTATGAAAAGAATGGGGCTACGGCCTTGAGCATATTGACCGATATCGACTATTTCGCAGGCTACGATGAGTTTGTGCAGGAGGCAAGGGCTGTCGGGGTGAGTCTACCTATATTATATAGTAACTTCATTGTTGACGATTATCAGCTCCTTCAAGCACGCTTTTGCGGAGCTTCTGCCGTGCTTCTGATTGCGGAGGGTCTGTCGAAAGATGAGTGCAGACGCCTGTTGGCATTGGCTCATCAGTTGGGATTGGAAGTGATGTTGACGGTGCACAATGAGTGCAGTTTAGACTATGCAGCGCTTGAACCAGACGTTTTGGGTGTCAGTAACCGCGACCTTTCTACATGGATTACTGATGTCGAAACCAGTTTCAGATTAGCTGAAAAGCTGCCACGTGAGACTTGCAAGGTGAGTGGAGGTGGTATTTGTGATGCCGAAACTGCGGATAGGTTGCATGCTGTCGGCTATCAAGGTGTGCTGATAGGTGAATGCCTGATGAGGCAGAACGACCCTGGATTGGCTTTGAAAGCATTTGTTCATGAACTCAAACCCCATGCGATATGA
- a CDS encoding ROK family protein — translation MNANETIKPYVIGLDLGGTNSVFGIVDSRGEIKATTAIKTQGYDNVEDYVDASVEALKVIIDQVGGIDTIKAMGIGAPNGNYYTGTIEFAPNLSWGRNGIVPLADMFSKRLGGIPVGLTNDANAAAIGEMTYGVARGMKNFIVITLGTGVGSGIVINGQMVYGCDGFAGELGHVIMRPTDGRSCGCGRNGCLEAYCSATGVARTAREFLSKSDEPSLLRDMNADDITSLDVSIAAEKGDALANRVYEFTGEMLGEACANFAAFSSPEAFIFFGGLTKAGNLLMKPLLESYNKHVLAVFKNKAKFLISGLEGSSAAVLGASAVGWEL, via the coding sequence ATGAACGCAAACGAAACAATCAAACCGTATGTAATAGGTCTTGACCTGGGTGGTACCAATTCTGTGTTCGGAATTGTTGACTCACGCGGTGAAATTAAAGCTACAACTGCTATCAAAACGCAAGGTTATGATAATGTCGAGGATTATGTTGATGCTTCGGTTGAGGCATTGAAAGTCATTATTGACCAGGTTGGCGGTATTGATACCATTAAAGCGATGGGGATAGGTGCCCCTAATGGCAATTATTATACGGGCACAATTGAATTTGCTCCAAATCTTTCTTGGGGACGCAATGGTATTGTCCCTTTGGCAGATATGTTCAGTAAACGCCTTGGTGGAATTCCTGTTGGGCTGACTAATGATGCGAATGCAGCAGCAATTGGTGAGATGACTTACGGTGTAGCACGTGGCATGAAGAACTTTATCGTTATCACTTTGGGTACAGGTGTAGGCTCTGGAATTGTTATCAATGGTCAGATGGTCTACGGTTGTGATGGTTTTGCCGGTGAATTAGGGCATGTAATCATGCGTCCAACAGATGGACGTTCTTGTGGATGTGGCCGTAATGGTTGCTTGGAAGCCTATTGTTCAGCAACAGGTGTAGCTCGTACGGCACGTGAATTCCTGTCGAAAAGCGATGAGCCTTCATTGCTCCGTGATATGAATGCCGATGATATTACTTCCTTGGATGTCAGTATCGCTGCTGAAAAAGGTGATGCTTTAGCCAATCGTGTGTATGAGTTTACTGGCGAAATGCTTGGAGAAGCTTGTGCAAACTTTGCCGCTTTCTCAAGTCCTGAAGCTTTCATTTTCTTTGGAGGACTGACAAAAGCCGGTAATTTATTGATGAAACCATTGCTTGAAAGCTATAATAAGCATGTTTTAGCAGTGTTCAAGAATAAGGCGAAATTCCTTATCAGCGGTCTTGAAGGATCGAGTGCGGCAGTGCTTGGTGCCAGTGCTGTTGGTTGGGAATTGTAA
- a CDS encoding chloride channel protein, whose translation MEHLSDRQMTLILAFVIGFFASVAGFVLHSIIKEIQQLLTAGFDTTTFNWLYLLFPIVGIYLTSLFVKYVVKDNISHGITRVLYAIATKRSRLKAHNCWSSVIASSITIGFGGSVGAEAPIVLTGSAIGSNLAKLFKMDARTAMLLVGCGASAAIAGIFKAPIAGLVFTLEVLMLDLTMASLLPILIASVTATCFSYIFVGSEALFTYHMDSAWDIQRVPPYIVLGIFCGFVGLYFMRTMTACENMFAGMKRHPYLKLIVGGLMLSVLIFFFPSLYGEGYSMVNVFLNGRTIADWEQVMNGSMFYGHSNLLVVYVGLVVLTKVFATSATNGAGGCGGTFAPSLFIGGFSGFFFARVWNIYQIGVYAPEKNFALMGMAGVMAGVMQAPLTGIFLIAELTAGYQLFIPLMIVCISAYLTINIFEQHSIYGMRLAREGKLLTHHTDQAILTLMSLDSIIDRQFTSVAPDMPLGKLINAISKSHTSFLPVLDNAGILLGEIDITKIRHIMFRSELYNRFTVKDIMTPVPATLVKEDKMIDVMHKFEKANCNYLPVVDVNGHLKGYVSRTRMYSMYRHLVADFSSE comes from the coding sequence ATGGAGCATCTGTCAGACCGACAGATGACGCTCATTCTTGCATTTGTCATAGGTTTCTTCGCTTCGGTGGCGGGCTTTGTGCTGCATAGTATCATCAAAGAAATACAGCAACTGCTTACAGCGGGTTTCGATACTACGACCTTTAACTGGCTTTACTTGCTTTTCCCTATTGTAGGTATCTATCTTACCTCCCTGTTTGTAAAGTATGTTGTCAAGGACAATATCTCGCATGGTATCACACGAGTGCTTTATGCCATTGCCACAAAACGGTCGCGCTTGAAGGCGCATAACTGTTGGTCGTCGGTCATTGCATCCAGCATTACCATTGGTTTTGGCGGCTCGGTGGGAGCTGAAGCACCTATTGTGCTCACGGGTTCTGCCATAGGAAGCAACCTTGCTAAGCTTTTTAAAATGGATGCCCGTACTGCAATGCTGTTGGTTGGATGTGGTGCCTCTGCTGCCATTGCGGGTATTTTCAAGGCTCCGATAGCGGGTCTGGTGTTCACACTTGAAGTATTGATGCTCGATTTGACTATGGCATCATTGCTTCCAATATTGATTGCCAGTGTCACGGCAACATGCTTTAGTTATATCTTTGTAGGCAGTGAAGCTCTCTTTACCTATCATATGGATAGCGCTTGGGATATTCAGCGTGTTCCACCCTATATTGTATTAGGGATTTTCTGCGGGTTTGTCGGCCTTTATTTCATGCGTACAATGACAGCATGTGAAAATATGTTTGCAGGCATGAAGCGTCATCCTTATTTGAAACTTATAGTGGGTGGCTTGATGCTTAGTGTGTTGATATTCTTCTTTCCTTCGCTTTATGGTGAGGGATATAGCATGGTCAATGTCTTTCTAAACGGAAGAACTATCGCCGATTGGGAGCAGGTGATGAATGGTTCAATGTTCTATGGGCACAGTAATCTGCTGGTTGTGTATGTGGGATTAGTGGTCTTGACAAAGGTTTTCGCGACTTCGGCAACCAATGGGGCTGGTGGTTGTGGTGGAACTTTTGCCCCTTCACTTTTTATCGGAGGTTTTTCAGGTTTCTTCTTTGCCCGTGTATGGAACATCTATCAGATTGGAGTGTATGCCCCCGAAAAGAACTTTGCACTCATGGGTATGGCAGGAGTGATGGCAGGAGTGATGCAAGCACCCCTTACGGGGATATTCCTGATAGCGGAACTTACTGCAGGTTATCAGCTGTTTATCCCACTGATGATAGTTTGCATCAGTGCTTATCTGACCATTAACATCTTCGAACAGCATAGTATTTATGGCATGCGATTGGCTCGTGAGGGAAAGTTGCTGACACATCATACCGATCAAGCTATCCTTACATTGATGAGTTTAGATAGTATTATCGACCGTCAGTTTACTTCTGTAGCCCCGGATATGCCACTTGGAAAGTTGATAAATGCCATAAGCAAGAGTCATACGAGTTTCCTTCCTGTGCTTGACAATGCCGGAATTTTACTTGGAGAAATTGATATAACCAAGATTCGTCACATCATGTTCAGGTCTGAATTGTATAATCGCTTTACGGTGAAAGATATCATGACTCCGGTTCCTGCGACTCTTGTTAAGGAAGATAAGATGATTGATGTGATGCATAAATTTGAGAAAGCTAATTGTAATTATCTGCCGGTAGTAGATGTGAATGGCCATTTGAAAGGCTATGTGTCGCGCACTCGTATGTATAGCATGTATCGTCATCTTGTGGCAGACTTCAGTTCTGAATAA
- a CDS encoding DUF4924 family protein → MFIAKELRKKSIAEYLLYMWQMEDVIRAMGCSLPLIRKAYISKFTDYTDEQKEEEADWFGNLIRMMNEEGKREVGHLNINAIVVRDMVDLHNRLLQSNKFPIYNAEYYKVLPFVVELRNKGDKNISEIETCLDALYGIMMLRMQQKEISPDTEHAIKEITTFIGLLSDYYIKDETEGLDFGEE, encoded by the coding sequence ATGTTCATAGCGAAAGAATTAAGAAAGAAATCTATTGCAGAATATCTGCTTTATATGTGGCAGATGGAGGATGTCATTCGTGCGATGGGATGTTCTCTTCCATTAATCCGAAAGGCTTATATCAGTAAGTTTACGGATTATACCGATGAACAAAAGGAGGAAGAGGCCGATTGGTTTGGCAACTTAATTCGTATGATGAATGAAGAAGGTAAACGCGAAGTGGGGCATTTGAATATCAATGCTATTGTTGTCCGCGATATGGTCGACCTTCATAATCGCCTTTTACAAAGCAATAAGTTTCCTATTTATAATGCTGAATATTATAAGGTGTTGCCTTTCGTCGTTGAATTGCGCAACAAGGGAGACAAGAATATAAGTGAGATAGAAACCTGTCTTGATGCACTTTATGGCATTATGATGTTGAGAATGCAGCAAAAGGAAATTTCTCCTGACACAGAACATGCCATTAAGGAGATTACAACTTTTATCGGTCTTTTGAGTGATTATTATATAAAGGACGAAACCGAGGGCTTGGATTTCGGCGAGGAATAG
- the fmt gene encoding methionyl-tRNA formyltransferase has protein sequence MKKEELRIVFMGTPEFAVASLRRLVEGGYNVVAVVTQPDKPVGRHQEQLQPSQVKQYAVAQGIPVLQPVKMKDPAFVEELRSYEADLQVVVAFRILPEIVWAMPRFGTFNVHAALLPQYRGAAPINWAIINGETETGVTTFFLDKDIDTGKIIMQKHFAIPDEADVEYVYDGLMHLGAEIAIETIDKMLKNNGNVDSISQGDFSQFSEDELKIAPKIFKETCQIDWTLPAKRVYDFVRGLSPYPGTWTHLEENGRQSVLKIFKTAKTSATGSGETGSIKIEKGHLYVMCGDAWLEVLELQMAGKKRMNARDFLNGMRGKSFRMLTK, from the coding sequence ATGAAAAAGGAAGAGCTCAGAATAGTCTTTATGGGTACCCCCGAGTTTGCCGTGGCATCTCTTCGGCGACTTGTAGAAGGTGGATATAATGTTGTGGCTGTGGTTACACAACCCGACAAACCGGTTGGCAGACACCAGGAACAATTGCAGCCTTCGCAGGTGAAGCAGTATGCTGTGGCACAGGGAATACCCGTGTTGCAGCCTGTAAAGATGAAAGATCCTGCATTTGTTGAGGAGCTGCGCAGCTATGAAGCAGACCTGCAGGTGGTGGTGGCTTTCCGCATTTTACCCGAGATTGTGTGGGCAATGCCACGCTTTGGAACCTTCAATGTGCATGCCGCGCTGTTGCCACAATACCGTGGTGCAGCACCGATTAACTGGGCGATTATCAATGGAGAGACCGAGACGGGCGTTACAACTTTCTTTCTTGACAAGGATATCGATACAGGAAAGATTATCATGCAGAAGCATTTTGCCATTCCCGATGAGGCAGATGTGGAATATGTTTATGATGGGTTGATGCACTTGGGAGCTGAGATTGCCATTGAAACTATCGACAAGATGCTTAAGAACAATGGGAATGTCGACAGTATTTCGCAGGGAGATTTCTCACAATTCAGTGAGGATGAACTGAAAATTGCTCCTAAAATCTTCAAGGAAACTTGTCAGATTGATTGGACTTTGCCTGCAAAACGTGTCTATGATTTCGTGCGGGGACTGAGTCCTTACCCAGGAACTTGGACGCATTTAGAAGAGAATGGTCGGCAAAGTGTGCTTAAAATCTTCAAGACTGCAAAGACTTCAGCCACAGGAAGCGGGGAAACGGGGAGCATAAAGATTGAAAAAGGACATCTTTATGTGATGTGTGGCGATGCTTGGTTGGAGGTGTTGGAGTTGCAGATGGCAGGAAAGAAGCGCATGAATGCACGCGATTTCTTGAATGGTATGCGTGGTAAAAGCTTTCGAATGCTGACAAAGTAG
- a CDS encoding L-threonylcarbamoyladenylate synthase, whose product MTREEDIRNAVECMRKGGVILYPTDTVWGIGCDATNKEAVAKVYAIKKRDDSKALICLVDSDARLQRCFRNVPNVAWELLDAAIKPTTVILDDAVNVAENLVAEDGSLAMRITSEPFSKELCYRFQKPIVSTSANVSGEPAAANYEDISEEILNAVDYVCWSRRQEHKPHTPSSIIKLGRNGEVTVIRK is encoded by the coding sequence ATGACAAGAGAAGAAGATATCAGGAATGCAGTTGAATGTATGAGGAAAGGTGGTGTGATACTTTATCCGACGGATACTGTGTGGGGAATTGGTTGTGATGCTACCAATAAGGAGGCTGTGGCCAAAGTTTACGCTATTAAGAAACGCGATGATTCGAAAGCTTTGATCTGTCTTGTTGACTCGGATGCGCGCCTGCAACGCTGTTTCAGGAATGTGCCCAATGTGGCTTGGGAATTGTTGGACGCTGCCATAAAGCCTACGACTGTGATTCTTGATGATGCCGTGAACGTGGCTGAAAACTTAGTGGCTGAAGACGGAAGTTTAGCCATGCGCATCACGTCGGAACCTTTCAGCAAGGAACTTTGCTATCGTTTTCAGAAACCGATTGTCAGTACAAGTGCCAACGTTAGTGGTGAGCCGGCGGCTGCAAACTATGAGGATATCAGTGAAGAAATATTGAATGCTGTTGATTATGTATGTTGGAGTCGCCGACAGGAACATAAACCTCACACGCCGAGTTCTATCATCAAGCTGGGGCGTAATGGTGAGGTGACAGTGATTAGGAAGTAG
- a CDS encoding LysE family translocator, with amino-acid sequence MNVALPFQINILELIFKGILIGVLASAPMGPVGILCINRTLKKGRWFGFVTGVGAAFSDLIYAVLTGVGMSFVIDFVKNPNTKFYLQIFGGVLILLFGIYSYRSNPMQNAHKSSGNGRGSLWHNALTAFAVTFSNLLIVPYFMMLFALFAFVIPDHKVEMCIGYVSVLFGALLWWYGLTWLVDKIRTKFDDNGIVIINKVIGSIVIIFSLIALIGTIFNLYHLPELASLK; translated from the coding sequence ATGAATGTGGCACTTCCTTTTCAGATAAACATCCTGGAACTCATATTCAAGGGTATCTTAATAGGAGTACTTGCGTCTGCTCCAATGGGGCCTGTAGGTATTCTTTGCATTAACCGTACTCTTAAGAAAGGTCGTTGGTTTGGCTTTGTTACTGGAGTTGGTGCGGCATTTAGTGATTTGATATATGCTGTATTAACAGGCGTAGGGATGAGCTTTGTTATTGATTTTGTCAAAAATCCCAATACAAAGTTCTATCTTCAGATATTCGGTGGTGTGCTTATATTGCTGTTTGGAATTTACAGTTATCGGAGTAATCCCATGCAGAATGCACACAAGAGTAGTGGAAATGGCCGTGGATCTTTATGGCATAATGCATTGACTGCTTTTGCTGTGACATTTAGTAATCTGCTGATAGTGCCTTATTTCATGATGCTTTTTGCCCTGTTTGCTTTTGTAATTCCCGACCATAAGGTAGAAATGTGCATAGGTTATGTGAGTGTTTTGTTTGGTGCATTGCTCTGGTGGTATGGTCTGACATGGTTGGTAGACAAGATTCGAACCAAGTTTGATGACAATGGAATAGTCATTATTAACAAGGTAATAGGAAGCATAGTCATTATTTTCTCATTGATAGCTCTTATCGGAACGATCTTTAATTTGTATCATCTCCCGGAACTTGCTTCGTTGAAGTAG
- a CDS encoding phosphoribosylanthranilate isomerase codes for MSDKKRFLIKVCGVRDEENIRQLLALDIDMIGFVFCTDSPRYVQMISSMAGIIPDYSRDRYQKQCGTLTETDDMNRIKRVGVFSDDMPQNIITRIYNYNLDDVQLDGAESPVMIDNLRRSVDPDIRAGIKIIKTISVASAADLEQCKAYEGHADLLRFTAKCEDNDSEENKFDWSLLNTYAGKLPFLLNGNIGLEDAERVRKFQHPMCIGIEVNRRFETAPGMKDVNLLKRFIAEVRR; via the coding sequence ATGAGTGATAAAAAACGATTTCTGATAAAGGTTTGTGGGGTGCGTGATGAAGAAAACATCAGGCAGTTGCTGGCTTTAGACATTGATATGATAGGCTTTGTGTTCTGTACCGACTCGCCACGCTATGTGCAGATGATTTCGAGTATGGCCGGAATTATTCCTGATTACAGCAGAGATCGCTATCAGAAACAATGCGGAACGCTCACGGAAACCGATGATATGAACCGTATAAAGCGTGTGGGTGTCTTCTCGGATGACATGCCACAGAATATCATCACACGCATTTATAACTATAATCTCGACGATGTGCAGTTGGATGGAGCGGAAAGTCCGGTGATGATTGATAATCTTCGGCGGAGTGTCGACCCTGATATCAGGGCGGGAATAAAGATTATCAAGACGATAAGTGTGGCTTCTGCAGCTGATTTGGAGCAATGCAAGGCTTACGAAGGGCATGCTGATTTGCTGCGTTTTACAGCCAAATGCGAGGATAATGACAGTGAAGAGAATAAGTTTGATTGGTCGTTGCTCAACACCTATGCGGGCAAACTGCCGTTCTTGTTGAATGGGAATATAGGGTTGGAAGATGCAGAGCGGGTGCGCAAGTTTCAGCATCCGATGTGCATTGGCATTGAGGTAAACAGGCGGTTTGAAACAGCGCCGGGCATGAAAGACGTCAACCTTCTCAAACGGTTCATAGCCGAAGTGAGGCGATGA
- a CDS encoding Hsp20/alpha crystallin family protein: protein MLFPVMRTSNNWLDNAFNDLFSDSALSRMNSTAPAVNVKDTENAYVMEVAVPGIKKEFCRVNIDDDGNLEIAIENKLEHKEENKKEHYLRREFSYSNYQQSYILPEDVDREKISAKVLNGVLEIELPKVVKNEQKVQRKIEIG from the coding sequence ATGTTGTTTCCAGTAATGCGTACAAGTAACAATTGGTTGGACAATGCATTTAATGATTTGTTTAGCGATTCAGCTTTGTCAAGAATGAATTCTACTGCGCCTGCAGTTAACGTCAAAGACACCGAGAATGCCTATGTGATGGAAGTTGCAGTGCCGGGAATAAAGAAAGAGTTCTGCCGCGTGAACATTGATGATGACGGTAATCTTGAGATTGCCATTGAGAACAAGTTGGAGCATAAGGAAGAGAATAAGAAGGAGCATTATCTTCGTAGAGAGTTCTCTTATTCCAACTATCAGCAAAGTTATATTCTGCCGGAAGATGTAGATCGCGAGAAGATCAGTGCCAAGGTGCTGAATGGTGTGCTTGAAATAGAGTTGCCGAAAGTCGTAAAGAACGAGCAGAAAGTGCAGCGCAAGATCGAGATTGGTTAA